From the Leptospira perdikensis genome, the window CTAAATTGATAAAATATAAAGTTCCTGTAGATTCTTCGAGAAGACCAACTACGGCAGAAACCAACATAGCTCCGTCGAAGGTTTCAAATACCTTCTGTAAATCCAAATAACAATCATGTAACCAACGTTCAGGTGACCGATTCGAGGAAACAGGATCCATCCTAGAACGAATGATGATAGAGTTATATACAGCTCCAAGTACGATAGCACCCCCTGCTCCTTGGATTGATTTACCCATGGCATCCCCATTGATAAATGCTTTATAACGTTTCCCTTGTAGAATTAAATTAAATACAGAAACATAGTCTCCACCTAACTGATATTCTTTGTTTCGGAAGTAGAATTTTTTATATTGATTGATTACAGTTTCGATCGCAACAGCATTTCCATCTGCTTCGTGACCAAGGAGTGGCTCCAATAAAAGTGATGTTAAAAAATAATCCCCGTCTTGTTGAGTTTTTAAACTTTGAATTTCATCTACAGTTTTTGTAATTTCTTCATTCTTTTTAATGATTCGTTTGTGGTTTAAAAAGGCATGAAAACGATACCTTTCCATGATGAGGCCACTAAAAATTCCAAGGACATAACTAATCGCCAAGTTTTGCATCGAATACGATGCAGCAGCCGTAGTTAGATCCGGTTGATAAACAATTACAGAAATAAAAAAAATCCAAATAGATATAGGATAATAGATAAATAAAGTTTTTCTCGGGAGAGGTAAAAAGGGAAGGATCATCACGAGCATCTGGTAACCAGAGACATATGGCGCATCGTCAGCAATCCTGCCGGTATAATAAGCCGCAGTGAATAATAAATATGCATACACTAAATAAGCCCAGGTCAGACCTTCCCAATGAGAATGTTTCTTTCTGGAATGATTAAAAAGTATGAATACTATGTAAGAAAAACAAAGAAGACTAAAACCAATCCGAAAGTAGAACAGCTCAGGAAATTCAGGATGGAGTTTAGCATCTGTATCAAAGGCGAAACCTAACATACCAAAGACGCCGATAATACTCCCAGGAATTTGAATGATCCGGGTATGCCTGTCTAATTCTTCGATGTAATCTTTGTTATAAATTTTCCTTTCTGGAATTAGATCTAGGAATTTCGAAAGAATCGTTTTGAAATACTGATACACGATTCTTCATTAGACGAAAAAGCCCGCGCGAGGGCGGGCTTGTTTAAAATGCTTTTGTCTATTTTTTTCTAGACGAGTGGTTTTATTGAAAACTTGTCGTAGGCAAAATTCGTGAGATGATATCACCAAACGAGAAAGCGAAAAGCAATGCCAAGAAGGCAAATGCAGAAAGGAAAATCACTCGGTTTAGCATATTGTCATACTTTAAGTGCATGAAATAAGCCAATACAAAGAAAGCCTTACAAGTTGCCACAGCCATAGCAACAATCATATTCCACTTTCCTAAATCGTATTGTGCTACCCAAACTGTCACAAAAGTTCCAAAGAACAATGCCAAAAGAACATACACATAAGTTTTGATAGAAATTACATGGTGTTCGTGGTGTTCTTCTTCCTCTTCACCATCTTCTACCCACATAGAAGCAGAAGCATGGTCTTCTTTGTGATCTTCATCACCTAAAACAAACTTTAACAATTTGTTATCTTTGTTTTCTTCTGTAAACTTCGCATAACGATCTGTTTGGAAAAACTGACCGAACCAGTTTATGATGAATCCTAAAATAGTAGCTTTTGCGATCCCTGGAGCAAAAATTCCAAATCCAAGAATTGGAGTGAAAACTGCAACGAGGGCGATGAAGTAAAGTCCGTAATTGATTACGTATTCCATTCTATAATACCTTTTATCCTACTAAATAAAGAAGTGGGAAGAGGTAAATCCATACCAAGTCCACTACGTGCCAGAAAAGACCCACACCTTCAACAGGAGTATAGTATTCAGGACCAACCTTTCTTCTTAGAGTTTTGATAAAAACCCAGAAGATCAGGAAAGCACCAGCAACCACGTGAACCCCGTGAAGACCAGTCATGACAAAGTAAAAACCGTAAAACATTTCCCATCTTGGTTGAGAGATCACTGCTTTTAAACGAGATACTTCTTCTGCACTCACATGGTTTTTTTCAAGTTCAGCAGGGTTTTTAAGAAGAGCGGAAATTTTAGATTCACACTCAGCTCTTTTTCCACCCGCACCACAAGAAGGATCAACTAACGAAAATTTGCCAGGAACAGTTCCGACATGGAACTTGTGGCTATATTCGAAGTATTTAATTACCATAAAGGCACCAGCACAAGCGATCGTTAATGCTAACATGATTGCCGCGATTTTATGCAAACCACGTTGCACATAATTAATTGCTGCTGCCATTGTAAAGGAACTGATAAGAAGAACAACGGTGTTCACCGCTCCCATTTTCCAATCTAATGTTTCCGAACCATTTTTGAAAACAGTTGGGTAAAGAGAATGGTAAATAAGGTAACCTACAAATAGGCCACCGAACATAAGGATTTCTGTGCAAAGGAACAACCAGATTCCTTGTTTGGAAGAGGCATATTGGTGTTCTGCACTCTTAAAATGGTGTTGGTGTTGAAATTCACTTGAAGAACTAACGGAAGTCATATGGCCCTGCAGTTACTGTTGGAGTAGTTGTAAAGTTTTCGTGTGGAGGAGGAGAAGACGTTTGCCATTCGAGTGTTTTTGCACCCCAAGGGTTGTCAGAAGCCTTTTCACCTTTAAAAATTCCATGAATGATAGTGATAAGTCCTACCAAAAATCCAAGACCGATGAGCCAAGATCCCACTGTAGAGATTTGGTTAAGGTTTGTGTATTCAGGGAGGTAATCAAAGTAACGTCTTGGCATTCCCATCGCACCGAGTACGAATTGTGGGAAGAAAGTTACGTTAAATCCAGTAAAGATAAGAACCCAAGAAATCCTTCCACCGAGGTCAGAAGTCATTCTTCCAAACATTTTTGGGAACCAGTAGTAGATACCGCCCATAAGTGCCATTAGCGTTCCCCCTACCATTACATAGTGGAAGTGAGCTACCACAAAGTAAGTGTCATGGAAGTGAACGTCCATACCAGTAGATGCGAGGAATACTCCAGTCAAACCACCGATTGTAAACAAAAACATAAAACCAAGAGCGAAGAGCATGGGCGCTTCGAAGGTAACTGTTCCGCGATACATAGTGGAAATCCAGTTGAAAAGTTTGATCGCTGTTGGAACCCCAACAAACATTGTGATGATGGAGAAAATGATACCGGCAAGAGTCGATTGACCGGAAACAAACATATGGTGTCCCCAAACAAGGAAGGATACTGCTGCAATCGCTACTGATGAGTATGCAATCGCACGGTAACCAAAAATTGTTTTTTTGGAGAACGCAGTGATGAGTTCAGAAATCACTCCCATCGCAGGAAGGATCATGATATAAACTGCAGGGTGAGAATAGAACCAGAAGAAGTGTTGGAAAAGAACAGGGTCCCCACCTAAATCTGGATCAAAAATCCCGATTCCAAGAGTTTTCTCTGCTCCAATGAGAAGAAGAGTGATGGCAAGGATCGGTGTTGCAAGGATCTGAATGATGGAAGTAGAATACAACGCCCAAATCATAAGTGGGATTCGATCCATTGTCATTCCAGGTGCTCTGAGTTTATGAGTGGTAACGATGAAGTTTAGTCCCGTAAGGATGGAAGAAAAACCCATAGTAAAAGCACCCAAAACGAGCAAAATCACTCCATTCGAAGTTTTTGCCGTAGAGTAAGGAGTATAGAATGTCCAACCTGTATCCACTTGGTTAAAGATCATTGAAGATGCTCCAATCGCAGCCCCCGCAATGAAAATGTAATAAGAAGCCAAGTTGAGTCTTGGGAAAGCAACGTCTTTCGCACCCAGTTGGATTGGAAGAACAAAGTTTCCAAGAAAGGCAGGAATTCCAGGAATGATCACCATAAATACCATAATGGCACCATGGAAGGTCATAAACTTATTATAAGTGTCTGGCTCTAAAAGTGGTGTGGCACCAAATTTAGCTAAATGCAATCGAATTCCTAAAGCAAAGAAACCACCGATGAGAAAAAGGGTAGCTACTGTTGCAAAGTACATAAGACCAATGCGTTTGTGGTCCAGAGTGGTCATCCAAGACCAGATTCCAGATCCGTGGTTCAGATAATTATGGTCAGTGGAATGACCATGTTCGGATTTTGTATGTGCTGAACTCATCTCTCTTCCTTATTTAATGGATTTGATATATTCAATTAGGTTGGCAACTTCTTCGTCAGACAAAGAACCTTGGAATAACGGCATCGCTGGTTGGTAAGTTTCTACAATTTTAGCAGTAGAAACAAGGATGGATTCACGTAGGTAATTCTCATCCGCTTTTGTTTTACTACCATCAACGAATTTTCGCTCAGAACCAAATAGTCCTTTCATGGTAGGTCCAACAACTCTAGATCCGTCGATCGAGTGGCAAGAAGCACAAGCTTTTTGAGCAAATAGTGTCTTTCCAAGGTCAGCGGGAGTATCTGCACCTTTTTTCTCAGCATGATACCAAGCAGCAAATTCCTCAGAAGGAATGGCTTTGATCTTAATCATCATCCCAGAGTGTTTGGTTCCGCAGTATTCCGTACAGAAAACGATGAATTCCCCCGGTTGTTTTGGTTCGAACCAAAGTTGGGTGAGTTTTCCTGGAACCGCATCTTGTTTGGTTCGGAAAGCGGGAACATAGAAACTATGAATGACATCTTTAGAAGTAAGGACGAGTTTCGTTGCTTTGCCTGCTGGAACGATCATTGGATCATTTGCAGAGCTATAGAACTCTTTTCCATTTGCATAACGATAAGTCCACGCCCACTGCTCAGCAGTTACGTGAATTTCAGTTGCGATATCTTCTGGTGGAACGCGAAGTTTTTCAAAAATCACCATACCCCAGTAGAAAATCCCCATCATGATCACGAGAGGAATGAATGACCAAAGGAATTCCGCAAAATTATTGTGAGTAATGTATGCAGATTTTTGGTCTAAACTTGTACGTTTGAACTTGATGAGGAACCATGTCATTCCACCAATCAAGATGACAAACGAAACAAGGCTTGATATGATCAGAAACGCATAGAGAAGATCGACTTCTTTTGCGATTTCAGTCGCCTGGATAGGCATGAACGAGGTCGCTGGAATGAGACTGCTCCAAGACATCTATGTGACTCCTTGACGGTTGTTATTTGTTATTTTTCGCCAGTTTATGTATAAAAACGCACCGAGAAGGAGTAAGGTGACCGCCCCCCCGAATTGCATCATCCTGTATGCGTATATCGTATATTTATTTTTTCTCGGATCAAATTGAAAGCAAAATAAAGCAAACTTGTCTACAAAACTCCCAATCTTACCAGAAGATGCCTCAAGAAAGGCAAATTTCAAATCTCTTGGTTCGAGTTGGATCCCTTGAAAAATCCGCGAGACCTTCCCTTCAGGAGTCAAAACATAAACTCCACTCGCGTGGATGTATTGTTTTGCTTCCGCATCCCAAGCATACCGAAAGTCCAATTGCTTTGTAAGTGC encodes:
- a CDS encoding PP2C family protein-serine/threonine phosphatase; amino-acid sequence: MYQYFKTILSKFLDLIPERKIYNKDYIEELDRHTRIIQIPGSIIGVFGMLGFAFDTDAKLHPEFPELFYFRIGFSLLCFSYIVFILFNHSRKKHSHWEGLTWAYLVYAYLLFTAAYYTGRIADDAPYVSGYQMLVMILPFLPLPRKTLFIYYPISIWIFFISVIVYQPDLTTAAASYSMQNLAISYVLGIFSGLIMERYRFHAFLNHKRIIKKNEEITKTVDEIQSLKTQQDGDYFLTSLLLEPLLGHEADGNAVAIETVINQYKKFYFRNKEYQLGGDYVSVFNLILQGKRYKAFINGDAMGKSIQGAGGAIVLGAVYNSIIIRSRMDPVSSNRSPERWLHDCYLDLQKVFETFDGAMLVSAVVGLLEESTGTLYFINLEHPWVILYRDGKASFIENEIHYYKLGVMEGLSDTFISVFQMKKGDKIFCGSDGKDDLVLSEAGRYRDINENQNLILENIEEAQGQMQPLLDCLRKKGKYSDDLSLISLQYNLDAYPRPGKYYVEAKENIREKQYDQALGLLLSYESALETSISELKYIAKLYEKKEDLVKAMEYASLALENYPSDTIWMFHTSVLYKRMFSLYKSQSFLWESQELSERVRLRQPSNVRNLIHLADVCRLNGDKDRFSFLIKQIQNREPNNLKLKELISRI
- a CDS encoding cytochrome C oxidase subunit IV family protein yields the protein MEYVINYGLYFIALVAVFTPILGFGIFAPGIAKATILGFIINWFGQFFQTDRYAKFTEENKDNKLLKFVLGDEDHKEDHASASMWVEDGEEEEEHHEHHVISIKTYVYVLLALFFGTFVTVWVAQYDLGKWNMIVAMAVATCKAFFVLAYFMHLKYDNMLNRVIFLSAFAFLALLFAFSFGDIISRILPTTSFQ
- a CDS encoding cytochrome c oxidase subunit 3 family protein encodes the protein MTSVSSSSEFQHQHHFKSAEHQYASSKQGIWLFLCTEILMFGGLFVGYLIYHSLYPTVFKNGSETLDWKMGAVNTVVLLISSFTMAAAINYVQRGLHKIAAIMLALTIACAGAFMVIKYFEYSHKFHVGTVPGKFSLVDPSCGAGGKRAECESKISALLKNPAELEKNHVSAEEVSRLKAVISQPRWEMFYGFYFVMTGLHGVHVVAGAFLIFWVFIKTLRRKVGPEYYTPVEGVGLFWHVVDLVWIYLFPLLYLVG
- a CDS encoding cytochrome c oxidase subunit I, whose protein sequence is MSSAHTKSEHGHSTDHNYLNHGSGIWSWMTTLDHKRIGLMYFATVATLFLIGGFFALGIRLHLAKFGATPLLEPDTYNKFMTFHGAIMVFMVIIPGIPAFLGNFVLPIQLGAKDVAFPRLNLASYYIFIAGAAIGASSMIFNQVDTGWTFYTPYSTAKTSNGVILLVLGAFTMGFSSILTGLNFIVTTHKLRAPGMTMDRIPLMIWALYSTSIIQILATPILAITLLLIGAEKTLGIGIFDPDLGGDPVLFQHFFWFYSHPAVYIMILPAMGVISELITAFSKKTIFGYRAIAYSSVAIAAVSFLVWGHHMFVSGQSTLAGIIFSIITMFVGVPTAIKLFNWISTMYRGTVTFEAPMLFALGFMFLFTIGGLTGVFLASTGMDVHFHDTYFVVAHFHYVMVGGTLMALMGGIYYWFPKMFGRMTSDLGGRISWVLIFTGFNVTFFPQFVLGAMGMPRRYFDYLPEYTNLNQISTVGSWLIGLGFLVGLITIIHGIFKGEKASDNPWGAKTLEWQTSSPPPHENFTTTPTVTAGPYDFR
- the coxB gene encoding cytochrome c oxidase subunit II yields the protein MSWSSLIPATSFMPIQATEIAKEVDLLYAFLIISSLVSFVILIGGMTWFLIKFKRTSLDQKSAYITHNNFAEFLWSFIPLVIMMGIFYWGMVIFEKLRVPPEDIATEIHVTAEQWAWTYRYANGKEFYSSANDPMIVPAGKATKLVLTSKDVIHSFYVPAFRTKQDAVPGKLTQLWFEPKQPGEFIVFCTEYCGTKHSGMMIKIKAIPSEEFAAWYHAEKKGADTPADLGKTLFAQKACASCHSIDGSRVVGPTMKGLFGSERKFVDGSKTKADENYLRESILVSTAKIVETYQPAMPLFQGSLSDEEVANLIEYIKSIK